A genomic window from Salvia miltiorrhiza cultivar Shanhuang (shh) chromosome 5, IMPLAD_Smil_shh, whole genome shotgun sequence includes:
- the LOC130986459 gene encoding uncharacterized protein LOC130986459 translates to MEAPPPLLSAAPPAPAAASTVAVYADSVDSSPRSRHTDSWDTEPPPPQPPQKLRLMCSYGGHIVPRPHDKSLCYIGGDTRIIVIDRHTSLSDLRHRLSKTLLNNQLFSLKYQLPSEDLDSLISVTTDEDLENMVEEYDRLNNPGGMKPGRLRLFLFPQSSANIEQLLVETASTKSDDWFFNALNGKASTLSAAASDRGFSESSSVNCLLGLDDESVGKATAAGKDAEGQIEGPKVGGNGNSGTNQDVHSVPDSPMLETTSSFGSTSSSPSVANLPPIRVHLDENPKMGALGIEDQFQQMTVGVAANVNFAVTPKTEEGGGFMAAGVAAGAVVAGVPMVVGGDPPNRVISDDERSDPGGYRRVQQIQPQVQAQMQLQQQQQQQISQAQFQQKQSGGFELASPDSVSSEGSIKNPLSRQRQPVYQEQIIQIQSGNNMVAANPADLKSGDQNANKIQMQQQVQESGYVISNQYDQNHPQMHHPQQFVHSGNQYIPAGAMPYASYYSVYPSQQQQHHQHQPVLDQQQFYFVPARQPQAYNMPVQQQGYSEMAPNAPSSRPQASPAAAVAPHVAYSQQVNAPSSKPEMAAGVYRTAAGAAQHMVQVPSSQQHQPQYVGFTQIHHPSQMMAPSSASNAAYTYEFTDPAQTQMYYTQAMPPQFSAQYQTMTSAPQGISPDASSQASSENMKQQVRTMQQ, encoded by the exons aTGGAGGCCCCACCACCACTCCTCTCCGCCGCTCCTCCCGcccccgccgccgcctccacggTGGCCGTTTACGCGGATTCTGTCGACTCATCGCCCCGCTCCCGCCACACCGATTCCTGGGACAccgagccgccgccgccgcaaccGCCGCAGAAGCTCCGCCTCATGTGCAGCTATGGCGGCCACATAGTCCCCCGCCCCCACGACAAGTCCCTGTGCTACATCGGCGGCGACACCCGCATCATCGTCATCGACCGCCACACCTCCCTCTCCGACCTCCGCCACCGCCTCTCCAAAACCCTCCTCAACAACCAATTGTTCTCGCTCAAATACCAGCTCCCAAGCGAGGATTTGGATTCCTTAATCTCGGTCACCACCGATGAGGATCTTGAGAACATGGTGGAGGAGTACGACCGCCTCAATAATCCCGGCGGGATGAAGCCCGGTCGCCTCCGCCTCTTCCTCTTCCCCCAATCGTCCGCGAATATCGAACAGCTCCTCGTCGAGACGGCGTCGACTAAATCGGACGACTGGTTCTTCAACGCTCTCAACGGCAAGGCCAGCACGCTGTCGGCGGCGGCGAGTGATCGTGGTTTCTCGGAGTCTTCTTCGGTTAATTGTCTCCTCGGATTGGACGATGAATCGGTGGGGAAGGCGACGGCCGCCGGAAAAGATGCGGAGGGTCAAATTGAGGGGCCGAAAGTTGGGGGAAATGGAAACAGTGGGACGAATCAGGATGTGCACTCCGTGCCCGATTCTCCAATGCTGGAAACGACGTCGTCGTTTGGGTCCACTTCGAGCTCCCCATCGGTGGCCAATTTGCCGCCGATTAGGGTTCATCTTGACGAGAATCCGAAGATGGGAGCGTTGGGAATTGAGGATCAGTTTCAGCAGATGACTGTGGGGGTGGCGGCTAATGTTAATTTTGCGGTCACTCCAAAGACGGAGGAGGGAGGGGGTTTCATGGCGGCCGGCGTCGCCGCCGGTGCGGTGGTTGCTGGGGTGCCGATGGTGGTTGGTGGCGATCCCCCCAATCGGGTAATTTCAGACGATGAGAGATCAGATCCTGGTGGCTACAGGAGGGTACAACAAATCCAGCCGCAGGTACAAGCACAAATGcagctccagcagcagcagcagcagcagatttCTCAGGCTCAGTTTCAGCAGAAACAAAGTGGTGGCTTTGAATTGGCTTCTCCAGATTCCGTTTCGAG TGAAGGAAGTATAAAAAATCCATTATCTAGGCAGAGACAACCTGTGTATCAAGAACAAATCATACAAATTCAATCTGGAAACAATATGGTTGCTGCTAATCCGGCTGATCTGAAATCTGGTGATCAAAATGCTAATAAGATTCAGATGCAGCAACAAGTTCAAGAGTCTGGTTATGTTATATCGAACCAATATGATCAGAATCACCCTCAAATGCATCATCCCCAACAATTTGTTCATTCTGGTAACCAGTATATACCCGCTGGAGCAATGCCCTATGCATCATATTACTCCGTTTATCCTTCCCAGCAGCAGCAACACCATCAACACCAGCCCGTGCTCgaccagcagcagttctactTCGTCCCTGCTAGACAGCCCCAAGCTTATAACATGCCTGTACAGCAACAAGGTTATAGCGAAATGGCGCCAAATGCCCCTTCCAGTCGCCCTCAGGCGTCTCCTGCTGCTGCAGTCGCCCCTCATGTAGCTTACAGCCAGCAAGTAAATGCGCCTTCCTCCAAACCCGAGATGGCTGCAGGAGTGTACAGAACGGCAGCTGGAGCAGCTCAGCATATGGTGCAAGTCCCATCTAGCCAGCAACATCAACCTCAATATGTGGGGTTCACTCAGATTCATCATCCCTCTCAAATGATGGCTCCTTCTTCAGCATCCAATGCTGCTTATACGTATGAATTTACTGATCCGGCACAGACTCAAATGTATTATACTCAGGCTATGCCACCACAGTTCTCTGCTCAGTACCAGACCATGACATCAGCCCCTCAAGGCATTTCACCTGATGCTTCGTCTCAGGCTTCCTCGGAGAACATGAAGCAGCAAGTTAGGACTATGCAGCAATGA
- the LOC130986468 gene encoding uncharacterized protein C24B11.05 isoform X1 yields MEAGRSNGPKYECLLFDMDDTLYPLSLGINMACRKNIEEYMLHHMHIEESEVPRLCLELYKDYGTTMAGLKVMGYEFDNDEFHAYVHGRLPYELLQPDPVLRNLLHSMPQHKIIFTNADKAHVAQVLSRMGLEDCFHGVICFETLNPPLKSMDGTVEAQMSNGNLSRKTQILCKPSVEAMEAAIRIANVDPNKTIFFDDSIRNIVSGKAAGLHTVVVGRSTLVPGADHALNSIHNIKEALPEIWEDEVEHLEQIIQSSAVETVVLA; encoded by the exons ATGGAAGCTGGAAGGTCTAATGGTCCTAAATATGAGTGCTTGCTCTTCG ATATGGATGACACTCTATACCCTTTGAGTTTGGGGATCAATATGGCTTGTCGCAAGAATATAGAAG AGTATATGCTGCATCACATGCATATTGAAGAAAGTGAGGTCCCTAGGCTGTGCTTAGAGTTGTACAAAGACTATGGGACGACAATGGCTGGCCTCAAG GTGATGGGGTACGAATTTGACAATGATGAGTTTCATGCTTATGTTCATGGAAGGTTGCCGTATGAGTTGCTACAGCCTGATCCTGTGCTACGTAATCTCCTGCACTCCATGCCCCAACACAAAATA ATCTTCACTAATGCAGACAAAGCACACGTAGCTCAAGTGCTTAGTAGAATGGGATTGGAAGATTGCTTCCACGGTGTTATATGCTTCGAAACTCTGAACCCTCCACTTAAAAGCATGGATGGGACTGTAGAAGCTCAGATGAGTAATGGAAACTTGAGCCGTAAGACTCAAATCCTCTGCAAGCCTTCCGTCGAAGCAATGGAAGCTGCTATTCGTATAGCAAATGTTGATCCGAACAAAACA ATATTCTTCGATGACAGCATTCGCAACATTGTTAGCGGCAAAGCAGCAGGGCTCCACACCGTAGTT GTGGGAAGATCTACTCTAGTTCCAGGTGCAGATCATGCTTTAAACAGCATACACAATATAAAGGAAGCCTTGCCTGAGATATGGGAAGATGAAGTGGAGCACTTGGAGCAAATAATCCAATCTTCTGCAGTAGAAACTGTGGTCCTAGCATAG
- the LOC130986463 gene encoding uncharacterized protein At4g17910-like: MESFNPNRHLKEQFVSNLTGSSKLEIFILVTNLSILVLIRRCIGFNWMSNGYPKKHDNVAGGGKSFKAYVVVLLIDFLCIAVPYILYLTVLAEWTYWSTILVLLLLFCLKTFDRNGPSFLQEGGVDSIRENITSYRVSTMLVTCFSILAVDFKIFPRRYAKTETYGTSLMDLGVGSFVVANALVSRQARGIANMTLSNGLRSTSPLIILGFARLVSTSSVNYQVHVGEYGVHWNFFFTLAAVAILTLIINVHPRYCGVLGSFILIGYQALLLCGLNKYLLSEERKTDIFSQNKEGIFSIFGYWGMYLIGVRIGSYVFFGDNADAMSKTNKSAGTRAWALCMFFWSLTLLLDWYVEATSRRMCNMAYVSLILASNLQVLAIVMLFDCVPGCKSSAMEEAFSRNMLASFLLANVLTGVVNLSVDTLSVSSIAALAILFVYAFFLCFVVGIADFLGMKLKFW; the protein is encoded by the exons ATGGAGTCCTTCAATCCCAACAGACACCTCAAAGAACA ATTCGTGAGCAACTTAACGGGATCTTCCAAGCTCGAAATCTTCATTCTGGTCACAAATCTTTCA ATTTTGGTTCTTATTAGACGTTGCATCGGATTCAACTGGATGAGTAATG GTTATCCTAAGAAACATGATAACGTTGCTGGTGGTGGCAAGAGTTTCAAAGCTTATGTTGTAGTATTGCTTATTGATTTTCTCTGCATAGCTGTGCCTTATATTTTATATCTGACT GTTCTAGCAGAATGGACTTATTGGAGCACAATCTTGGTGCTTTTGCTGCTGTTTTGCCTGAAAACATTTGATAG AAACGGACCTTCATTCTTGCAAGAAGGTGGTGTAGACTCTATTAGGGAAAATATCACATCTTACAGGGTCTCCACG ATGCTTGTTACATGCTTCTCTATTTTGGCTGTTGATTTCAAGATATTTCCCAGAAGATATGCAAAAACAGAGACGTATGGGACTAGTTTG ATGGATCTTGGGGTTGGCTCATTTGTAGTAGCAAATGCCTTGGTTTCACGGCAGGCGCGTGGCATCGCAAATAT GACACTGAGTAATGGCCTTCGTTCAACCAGTCCATTGATTATTTTGGGGTTTGCTCGACTTGTCTCTACATCAAGTGTGAATTACCAG GTTCATGTTGGTGAATATGGTGTCCACTGGAACTTCTTTTTCACTCTAGCTGCTGTGGCTATCCTTACATTAATTATTAACGTTCATCCAAGATACTGTGGCGTTCTAGGTTCATTCATCCTTATTG GTTATCAAGCTTTACTATTGTGTGGGCTGAATAAATATCTTCTTTCTGAAGAAAGGAAAACTGACATCTTTAGCCAAAACAAGGAAGGGATATTTAGCATATTTG GATATTGGGGTATGTATCTTATTGGTGTCAGAATTGGAAGCTATGTCTTCTTTGGAGACAATGCCGATGCTATGTCAAAAACCAATAAATCCGCAGGAACTAGAGCTTGGGCTCTTTGCATGTTTTTCTG GTCACTAACTTTGCTTCTAGACTGGTATGTTGAAGCAACATCTCGCCGAATG TGCAACATGGCATATGTTTCTCTTATCTTGGCTTCCAACCTTCAG GTGTTGGCCATTGTGATGCTGTTCGACTGTGTTCCGGGATGTAAGAGTTCAGCCATGGAAGAAGCTTTTAGTCGAAATATGCTGGCATCGTTTCTTCTG GCTAATGTTCTTACAGGAGTGGTTAACTTGTCTGTTGACACTCTGTCTGTATCCTCGATCGCAGCTCTAGCTATCTTGTTTGTGTAtgccttctttttatgttttgttgtcGGAATTGCAGATTTTCTTGGCATGAAGTTGAAGTTTTGGTAG
- the LOC130986468 gene encoding uncharacterized protein C24B11.05 isoform X2 gives MEAGRSNGPKYECLLFDMDDTLYPLSLGINMACRKNIEESEVPRLCLELYKDYGTTMAGLKVMGYEFDNDEFHAYVHGRLPYELLQPDPVLRNLLHSMPQHKIIFTNADKAHVAQVLSRMGLEDCFHGVICFETLNPPLKSMDGTVEAQMSNGNLSRKTQILCKPSVEAMEAAIRIANVDPNKTIFFDDSIRNIVSGKAAGLHTVVVGRSTLVPGADHALNSIHNIKEALPEIWEDEVEHLEQIIQSSAVETVVLA, from the exons ATGGAAGCTGGAAGGTCTAATGGTCCTAAATATGAGTGCTTGCTCTTCG ATATGGATGACACTCTATACCCTTTGAGTTTGGGGATCAATATGGCTTGTCGCAAGAATATAGAAG AAAGTGAGGTCCCTAGGCTGTGCTTAGAGTTGTACAAAGACTATGGGACGACAATGGCTGGCCTCAAG GTGATGGGGTACGAATTTGACAATGATGAGTTTCATGCTTATGTTCATGGAAGGTTGCCGTATGAGTTGCTACAGCCTGATCCTGTGCTACGTAATCTCCTGCACTCCATGCCCCAACACAAAATA ATCTTCACTAATGCAGACAAAGCACACGTAGCTCAAGTGCTTAGTAGAATGGGATTGGAAGATTGCTTCCACGGTGTTATATGCTTCGAAACTCTGAACCCTCCACTTAAAAGCATGGATGGGACTGTAGAAGCTCAGATGAGTAATGGAAACTTGAGCCGTAAGACTCAAATCCTCTGCAAGCCTTCCGTCGAAGCAATGGAAGCTGCTATTCGTATAGCAAATGTTGATCCGAACAAAACA ATATTCTTCGATGACAGCATTCGCAACATTGTTAGCGGCAAAGCAGCAGGGCTCCACACCGTAGTT GTGGGAAGATCTACTCTAGTTCCAGGTGCAGATCATGCTTTAAACAGCATACACAATATAAAGGAAGCCTTGCCTGAGATATGGGAAGATGAAGTGGAGCACTTGGAGCAAATAATCCAATCTTCTGCAGTAGAAACTGTGGTCCTAGCATAG